One window of the Seriola aureovittata isolate HTS-2021-v1 ecotype China chromosome 22, ASM2101889v1, whole genome shotgun sequence genome contains the following:
- the ptpn12 gene encoding tyrosine-protein phosphatase non-receptor type 12 isoform X1, which produces MDQAGILRKFIQGVKAMSEGDEERGEDNFGNDFMRLRRLSTKYRTEKIYPTNVGEREENVKKNRYKDILPFDHSRVKLKLKTTNQDTDYVNANFIKGMDGPEAYIATQGPLPNTVIDFWRMNWEYNVAVIVMACREFEMGRKKCERYFPLQGEETMSFGPFRISCESEQARTDYFIRTLMVEYENETRRITQFHYMNWPDHDVPSSFDSILDMIGLMREYQENDDVPICVHCSAGCGRTGAICAIDYTWNLLKAGKIPEDFNVFRLIQEMRTQRHSAVQTKEQYELVHRAIAQLFQKQLQLLESPTNTQIHDGMDESSPDKASHQSDDERWDTPPPKPPRIRSSQAEGDVKEEILQPPEPHPVPPILTPSPPSAFPTVTNVRQDNDRYHPKPLIHVLATAQQNVTQKKDVDKQQNQSEPGSNKRTSPSEQKDQDLESRKQQTQVSNLDLNDNYNNKLSSASTKSESGQSQTQTSSSPLSPVVECSGAPRIERKLSIEIKKVPLQEGPRSFDTSPSMGVAGGLGSGSTNSGGMLQRGHAFKARSGQSLLTSSSSLSEDSGTEGGAGGESHADGGVLTRPNHLPVKSGEKGEPQGGDRVEVKAGHAAWAQPCNSPEKHFPKTSSSSSSSDRVAPSSSSSSHLSSSSSSSSSTPVRTALSFTNPLHSDNSDEEGDGEMSGGKEGFRSNVSTATAMVAASPHHGDQQPVRKVLPMSIAGHTSSSPSATTANCWDSDDSPPPLPARTPESFILATDPLEVRTSASAEWSGSHTDVSDCIKKTSPADPASAATTATDSKADLGFGNRCIQPKGPREPPLEWT; this is translated from the exons TTGATCACAGTAGGGTGAAGCTGAAGTTAAAAACGACCAATCAGGACACAGATTACGTCAACGCCAACTTCATCAAG GGTATGGATGGCCCAGAGGCCTATATCGCAACTCAGGGCCCACTGCCGAACACTGTCATTGACTTCTGGAGGATGAACTGGGAGTACAACGTAGCT gTTATTGTAATGGCTTGTCGAGAGTTTGAGATGGGAAGG AAAAAGTGTGAGCGATATTTCCCGCTGCAGGGAGAGGAGACCATGAGTTTTGGTCCTTTCAGAATCTCCTGT GAATCAGAACAGGCCAGAACAGACTACTTTATCAGGACTTTGATGGTGGAGTATGAAAAT GAAACTCGGAGGATAACACAGTTCCATTATATGAACTGGCCAGATCACGATGTGCCCTCATCGTTTGACTCCATACTGGATATGATCGGACTAATGAGAGAATACCAGGAGAATGACGACGTCCCTATATGTGTGCACTGCAG TGCAGGCTGTGGGAGGACGGGTGCTATCTGTGCTATCGACTACACATGGAACCTCCTCAAAGCTGGG aaaataccagaagattttaatgtttttcgGTTGATCCAAGAAATGAGGACGCAGCGACACTCTGCTGTTCAAACCAag gAGCAGTACGAGTTAGTTCATAGAGCGATCGCTCAGCTCTTTCAGAAACAATTGCAGCTACTGGAGAGCCCCACCAACACGCAGATACACGATGGCAtg gatgaAAGCAGTCCAGACAAAGCAAGCCACCAGTCAGATGATGAGAGATGGGACACACCACCTCCCAAACCTCCCCGCATACGCAG TTCCCAGGCAGAAGGTGACGTTAAAGAGGAGATTCTCCAGCCCCCTGAGCCTCACCCTGTCCCCCCCATTCTGACCCCGTCTCCCCCCTCGGCCTTCCCCACCGTCACCAACGTACGGCAGGACAACGACCGCTACCACCCCAAACCTCTCATACACGTCCTGGCTACTGCGCAGCAGAACGTGACACAG AAGAAAGATGTGGACAAGCAGCAGAACCAGTCAGAGCCTGGTTCAAACAAACGGACCAGTCCCTCAGAGCAGAAAGACCAAGATCTTGAAAGTCGAAAACAGCAGACGCAGGTCTCAAATCTGGATCTCAAcgacaactacaacaacaaattaTCTTCAGCATCAACAAAATCAGAATCAGGCCAAAGCCAGACTCagacttcctcctctcccctctccccggTTGTTGAATGTTCTGGTGCTCCTCGGATCGAGAGGAAGCTCAGCATTGAGATTAAAAAGGTGCCGTTGCAGGAAGGACCTCGTAGCTTTGACACTTCCCCCTCGATGGGAGTAGCAGGCGGGCTCGGCAGCGGTTCAACCAACAGCGGGGGTATGCTGCAAAGAGGCCACGCCTTCAAAGCCCGTTCTGGCCAATCCCTGCTGACGTCTAGCTCCTCGCTGTCGGAGGACTCGGGCACGGAGGGAGGAGCAGGTGGGGAGAGTCACGCAGACGGAGGCGTCCTAACCAGACCAAACCACCTCCCTGTGAAGAGTGGAGAGAAGGGGGAGCCGCAGGGAGGGGATAGAGTGGAGGTGAAGGCTGGCCACGCAGCGTGGGCTCAACCCTGCAACAGCCCCGAAAAACATTTCCCTaagacctcctcctcttcttcctcctcagacCGTGTTGctccatcatcatcctcctcctcccacctctcctcctcctcttcctcttcctcctccactcctgtTAGGACTGCCCTCAGTTTCACCAACCCCCTGCACTCCGATAACTCGGACGAGGAGGGGGATGGAGAGATGTCCGGAGGAAAGGAGGGCTTTCGTTCTAATGTATCCACGGCGACGGCCATGGTAGCTGCGTCCCCTCATCATGGAGACCAGCAACCAGTCAGGAAGGTGTTGCCAATGTCGATTGCAGGGCATACCTCTTCGTCACCCTCTGCAACTACAGCAA ACTGCTGGGACAGCGACgactcccctccccccctccccgcGAGAACCCCCGAGTCCTTCATACTGGCCACAG ACCCTCTGGAGGTGAGGACGTCAGCCTCAGCCGAATGGAGCGGCTCACACACAG atgtgtcAGACTGCATTAAGAAGACATCTCCAGCTGACCCTGCATCTGCTGCCACCACAGCAACAGACAGCAAGGCAGACTTGG GGTTCGGTAACCGCTGCATCCAGCCCAAAGGCCCTCGAGAACCCCCCCTGGAGTGGACATGA
- the ptpn12 gene encoding tyrosine-protein phosphatase non-receptor type 12 isoform X2 yields the protein MDQAGILRKFIQGVKAMSEGDEERGEDNFGNDFMRLRRLSTKYRTEKIYPTNVGEREENVKKNRYKDILPFDHSRVKLKLKTTNQDTDYVNANFIKGMDGPEAYIATQGPLPNTVIDFWRMNWEYNVAVIVMACREFEMGRKKCERYFPLQGEETMSFGPFRISCESEQARTDYFIRTLMVEYENETRRITQFHYMNWPDHDVPSSFDSILDMIGLMREYQENDDVPICVHCSAGCGRTGAICAIDYTWNLLKAGKIPEDFNVFRLIQEMRTQRHSAVQTKEQYELVHRAIAQLFQKQLQLLESPTNTQIHDGMDESSPDKASHQSDDERWDTPPPKPPRIRSSQAEGDVKEEILQPPEPHPVPPILTPSPPSAFPTVTNVRQDNDRYHPKPLIHVLATAQQNVTQKKDVDKQQNQSEPGSNKRTSPSEQKDQDLESRKQQTQVSNLDLNDNYNNKLSSASTKSESGQSQTQTSSSPLSPVVECSGAPRIERKLSIEIKKVPLQEGPRSFDTSPSMGVAGGLGSGSTNSGGMLQRGHAFKARSGQSLLTSSSSLSEDSGTEGGAGGESHADGGVLTRPNHLPVKSGEKGEPQGGDRVEVKAGHAAWAQPCNSPEKHFPKTSSSSSSSDRVAPSSSSSSHLSSSSSSSSSTPVRTALSFTNPLHSDNSDEEGDGEMSGGKEGFRSNVSTATAMVAASPHHGDQQPVRKVLPMSIAGHTSSSPSATTANCWDSDDSPPPLPARTPESFILATDPLEVRTSASAEWSGSHTDVSDCIKKTSPADPASAATTATDSKADLGGVR from the exons TTGATCACAGTAGGGTGAAGCTGAAGTTAAAAACGACCAATCAGGACACAGATTACGTCAACGCCAACTTCATCAAG GGTATGGATGGCCCAGAGGCCTATATCGCAACTCAGGGCCCACTGCCGAACACTGTCATTGACTTCTGGAGGATGAACTGGGAGTACAACGTAGCT gTTATTGTAATGGCTTGTCGAGAGTTTGAGATGGGAAGG AAAAAGTGTGAGCGATATTTCCCGCTGCAGGGAGAGGAGACCATGAGTTTTGGTCCTTTCAGAATCTCCTGT GAATCAGAACAGGCCAGAACAGACTACTTTATCAGGACTTTGATGGTGGAGTATGAAAAT GAAACTCGGAGGATAACACAGTTCCATTATATGAACTGGCCAGATCACGATGTGCCCTCATCGTTTGACTCCATACTGGATATGATCGGACTAATGAGAGAATACCAGGAGAATGACGACGTCCCTATATGTGTGCACTGCAG TGCAGGCTGTGGGAGGACGGGTGCTATCTGTGCTATCGACTACACATGGAACCTCCTCAAAGCTGGG aaaataccagaagattttaatgtttttcgGTTGATCCAAGAAATGAGGACGCAGCGACACTCTGCTGTTCAAACCAag gAGCAGTACGAGTTAGTTCATAGAGCGATCGCTCAGCTCTTTCAGAAACAATTGCAGCTACTGGAGAGCCCCACCAACACGCAGATACACGATGGCAtg gatgaAAGCAGTCCAGACAAAGCAAGCCACCAGTCAGATGATGAGAGATGGGACACACCACCTCCCAAACCTCCCCGCATACGCAG TTCCCAGGCAGAAGGTGACGTTAAAGAGGAGATTCTCCAGCCCCCTGAGCCTCACCCTGTCCCCCCCATTCTGACCCCGTCTCCCCCCTCGGCCTTCCCCACCGTCACCAACGTACGGCAGGACAACGACCGCTACCACCCCAAACCTCTCATACACGTCCTGGCTACTGCGCAGCAGAACGTGACACAG AAGAAAGATGTGGACAAGCAGCAGAACCAGTCAGAGCCTGGTTCAAACAAACGGACCAGTCCCTCAGAGCAGAAAGACCAAGATCTTGAAAGTCGAAAACAGCAGACGCAGGTCTCAAATCTGGATCTCAAcgacaactacaacaacaaattaTCTTCAGCATCAACAAAATCAGAATCAGGCCAAAGCCAGACTCagacttcctcctctcccctctccccggTTGTTGAATGTTCTGGTGCTCCTCGGATCGAGAGGAAGCTCAGCATTGAGATTAAAAAGGTGCCGTTGCAGGAAGGACCTCGTAGCTTTGACACTTCCCCCTCGATGGGAGTAGCAGGCGGGCTCGGCAGCGGTTCAACCAACAGCGGGGGTATGCTGCAAAGAGGCCACGCCTTCAAAGCCCGTTCTGGCCAATCCCTGCTGACGTCTAGCTCCTCGCTGTCGGAGGACTCGGGCACGGAGGGAGGAGCAGGTGGGGAGAGTCACGCAGACGGAGGCGTCCTAACCAGACCAAACCACCTCCCTGTGAAGAGTGGAGAGAAGGGGGAGCCGCAGGGAGGGGATAGAGTGGAGGTGAAGGCTGGCCACGCAGCGTGGGCTCAACCCTGCAACAGCCCCGAAAAACATTTCCCTaagacctcctcctcttcttcctcctcagacCGTGTTGctccatcatcatcctcctcctcccacctctcctcctcctcttcctcttcctcctccactcctgtTAGGACTGCCCTCAGTTTCACCAACCCCCTGCACTCCGATAACTCGGACGAGGAGGGGGATGGAGAGATGTCCGGAGGAAAGGAGGGCTTTCGTTCTAATGTATCCACGGCGACGGCCATGGTAGCTGCGTCCCCTCATCATGGAGACCAGCAACCAGTCAGGAAGGTGTTGCCAATGTCGATTGCAGGGCATACCTCTTCGTCACCCTCTGCAACTACAGCAA ACTGCTGGGACAGCGACgactcccctccccccctccccgcGAGAACCCCCGAGTCCTTCATACTGGCCACAG ACCCTCTGGAGGTGAGGACGTCAGCCTCAGCCGAATGGAGCGGCTCACACACAG atgtgtcAGACTGCATTAAGAAGACATCTCCAGCTGACCCTGCATCTGCTGCCACCACAGCAACAGACAGCAAGGCAGACTTGGGTGG GGTTCGGTAA
- the ptpn12 gene encoding tyrosine-protein phosphatase non-receptor type 12 isoform X3 yields the protein MDQAGILRKFIQGVKAMSEGDEERGEDNFGNDFMRLRRLSTKYRTEKIYPTNVGEREENVKKNRYKDILPFDHSRVKLKLKTTNQDTDYVNANFIKGMDGPEAYIATQGPLPNTVIDFWRMNWEYNVAVIVMACREFEMGRKKCERYFPLQGEETMSFGPFRISCESEQARTDYFIRTLMVEYENETRRITQFHYMNWPDHDVPSSFDSILDMIGLMREYQENDDVPICVHCSAGCGRTGAICAIDYTWNLLKAGKIPEDFNVFRLIQEMRTQRHSAVQTKEQYELVHRAIAQLFQKQLQLLESPTNTQIHDGMDESSPDKASHQSDDERWDTPPPKPPRIRSSQAEGDVKEEILQPPEPHPVPPILTPSPPSAFPTVTNVRQDNDRYHPKPLIHVLATAQQNVTQKKDVDKQQNQSEPGSNKRTSPSEQKDQDLESRKQQTQVSNLDLNDNYNNKLSSASTKSESGQSQTQTSSSPLSPVVECSGAPRIERKLSIEIKKVPLQEGPRSFDTSPSMGVAGGLGSGSTNSGGMLQRGHAFKARSGQSLLTSSSSLSEDSGTEGGAGGESHADGGVLTRPNHLPVKSGEKGEPQGGDRVEVKAGHAAWAQPCNSPEKHFPKTSSSSSSSDRVAPSSSSSSHLSSSSSSSSSTPVRTALSFTNPLHSDNSDEEGDGEMSGGKEGFRSNVSTATAMVAASPHHGDQQPVRKVLPMSIAGHTSSSPSATTANPLEVRTSASAEWSGSHTDVSDCIKKTSPADPASAATTATDSKADLGFGNRCIQPKGPREPPLEWT from the exons TTGATCACAGTAGGGTGAAGCTGAAGTTAAAAACGACCAATCAGGACACAGATTACGTCAACGCCAACTTCATCAAG GGTATGGATGGCCCAGAGGCCTATATCGCAACTCAGGGCCCACTGCCGAACACTGTCATTGACTTCTGGAGGATGAACTGGGAGTACAACGTAGCT gTTATTGTAATGGCTTGTCGAGAGTTTGAGATGGGAAGG AAAAAGTGTGAGCGATATTTCCCGCTGCAGGGAGAGGAGACCATGAGTTTTGGTCCTTTCAGAATCTCCTGT GAATCAGAACAGGCCAGAACAGACTACTTTATCAGGACTTTGATGGTGGAGTATGAAAAT GAAACTCGGAGGATAACACAGTTCCATTATATGAACTGGCCAGATCACGATGTGCCCTCATCGTTTGACTCCATACTGGATATGATCGGACTAATGAGAGAATACCAGGAGAATGACGACGTCCCTATATGTGTGCACTGCAG TGCAGGCTGTGGGAGGACGGGTGCTATCTGTGCTATCGACTACACATGGAACCTCCTCAAAGCTGGG aaaataccagaagattttaatgtttttcgGTTGATCCAAGAAATGAGGACGCAGCGACACTCTGCTGTTCAAACCAag gAGCAGTACGAGTTAGTTCATAGAGCGATCGCTCAGCTCTTTCAGAAACAATTGCAGCTACTGGAGAGCCCCACCAACACGCAGATACACGATGGCAtg gatgaAAGCAGTCCAGACAAAGCAAGCCACCAGTCAGATGATGAGAGATGGGACACACCACCTCCCAAACCTCCCCGCATACGCAG TTCCCAGGCAGAAGGTGACGTTAAAGAGGAGATTCTCCAGCCCCCTGAGCCTCACCCTGTCCCCCCCATTCTGACCCCGTCTCCCCCCTCGGCCTTCCCCACCGTCACCAACGTACGGCAGGACAACGACCGCTACCACCCCAAACCTCTCATACACGTCCTGGCTACTGCGCAGCAGAACGTGACACAG AAGAAAGATGTGGACAAGCAGCAGAACCAGTCAGAGCCTGGTTCAAACAAACGGACCAGTCCCTCAGAGCAGAAAGACCAAGATCTTGAAAGTCGAAAACAGCAGACGCAGGTCTCAAATCTGGATCTCAAcgacaactacaacaacaaattaTCTTCAGCATCAACAAAATCAGAATCAGGCCAAAGCCAGACTCagacttcctcctctcccctctccccggTTGTTGAATGTTCTGGTGCTCCTCGGATCGAGAGGAAGCTCAGCATTGAGATTAAAAAGGTGCCGTTGCAGGAAGGACCTCGTAGCTTTGACACTTCCCCCTCGATGGGAGTAGCAGGCGGGCTCGGCAGCGGTTCAACCAACAGCGGGGGTATGCTGCAAAGAGGCCACGCCTTCAAAGCCCGTTCTGGCCAATCCCTGCTGACGTCTAGCTCCTCGCTGTCGGAGGACTCGGGCACGGAGGGAGGAGCAGGTGGGGAGAGTCACGCAGACGGAGGCGTCCTAACCAGACCAAACCACCTCCCTGTGAAGAGTGGAGAGAAGGGGGAGCCGCAGGGAGGGGATAGAGTGGAGGTGAAGGCTGGCCACGCAGCGTGGGCTCAACCCTGCAACAGCCCCGAAAAACATTTCCCTaagacctcctcctcttcttcctcctcagacCGTGTTGctccatcatcatcctcctcctcccacctctcctcctcctcttcctcttcctcctccactcctgtTAGGACTGCCCTCAGTTTCACCAACCCCCTGCACTCCGATAACTCGGACGAGGAGGGGGATGGAGAGATGTCCGGAGGAAAGGAGGGCTTTCGTTCTAATGTATCCACGGCGACGGCCATGGTAGCTGCGTCCCCTCATCATGGAGACCAGCAACCAGTCAGGAAGGTGTTGCCAATGTCGATTGCAGGGCATACCTCTTCGTCACCCTCTGCAACTACAGCAA ACCCTCTGGAGGTGAGGACGTCAGCCTCAGCCGAATGGAGCGGCTCACACACAG atgtgtcAGACTGCATTAAGAAGACATCTCCAGCTGACCCTGCATCTGCTGCCACCACAGCAACAGACAGCAAGGCAGACTTGG GGTTCGGTAACCGCTGCATCCAGCCCAAAGGCCCTCGAGAACCCCCCCTGGAGTGGACATGA